A single Tenacibaculum sp. 190524A02b DNA region contains:
- the purL gene encoding phosphoribosylformylglycinamidine synthase: protein MIHFFGNVNSNVFAVQTTEELTTETISKLTWLFGNQPKINAASLDAFFVGPRAAMITPWSTNAVEITQNMGISGIVRIEEFEAVSESFSDFDPMISQKFNGLNQETFTIDIEPEAILEIEDIASYNIQEGLALSDEEITYLEDVSKKIGRKLTDSEVFGFSQVNSEHCRHKIFNGTFIIDGEEQPTSLFKLIKETSKQNPNGIVSAYKDNVAFIQGPKVEQFAPKNADIPDYYETKEFESVISLKAETHNFPTTVEPFNGAATGSGGEIRDRLAGGKGSIPLAGTAVYMTSYSRLEENRPWEQAMDARKWLYQTPMDILIKASNGASDFGNKFGQPLICGSVLTFEHEEDARKLGFDKVIMQAGGIGYGKKDQAIKDTPKEGDKIVILGGENYRIGMGGAAVSSADTGEFSSGIELNAVQRSNPEMQKRAANAVRGMVESEENFIVSIHDHGAGGHLNCLSELVEDTGGKIDLDKLPVGDPTLSDKEIIGNESQERMGLVISDNHINTLNKIAERERSPIYTVGDVTGDHRFTFESKTNGNKPMDLALEDMFGSSPKTIMNDKTVDRNYADLNYSKENFSNYLEQVLQLEAVACKDWLTNKVDRCVGGKVAKQQCAGSLQIPLNNVGVMALDYKGKEGIATTIGHSPISGLIAPEAGSKNSIAEALTNIVWAPLKDGLQSVSLSANWMWPCKNEGEDARLYKAVKAISEFAIDLGINVPTGKDSLSMKQKYPNEEVISPGTVVISAAANCNDITKVIEPVLKPNKGNIYYINLSQDEFKLGGSSFAQVVNKIGNSTPTIANNAFFKSTFNVIQNLIKEDKIIAGHDVASGGLITTLLELCFADVNVGANIDLSQIGEDDSIKLLFAENSGIVFQSVDNTVETVFKEKNIEFFKIGDVTESDRLNIKNNSDVFALSISELRDTWYKTSYLLDNKQTANGLAKDRFENYKNQPLKYTFPSHFTGKLNDVVGTTNNRPKAAIIREKGSNSEREMANAMYLAGFDVKDVHMTDLISGRETLEDIQFIGAVGGFSNSDVLGSAKGWAGAFLYNEKANAALQSFFKREDTLSVGICNGCQLWMELELINPEHKVHGKMVHNDSKKHESSFTSVKIQENNSVMLSSLAGTELGVWISHGEGKFNLPENEENYNIVAKYGYEGYPNNPNGSDYNTAMMCDNTGRHLVTMPHIERSTFQWNWANYPDGRKDEVSPWLEAFVNARKWIDIKNK, encoded by the coding sequence ATGATTCATTTCTTTGGAAACGTAAACAGTAATGTTTTTGCTGTTCAAACAACAGAAGAATTAACTACAGAAACAATTTCGAAACTTACTTGGTTATTTGGAAACCAACCTAAAATAAACGCGGCGTCTCTTGACGCCTTTTTTGTTGGACCAAGAGCTGCAATGATAACTCCTTGGAGTACAAATGCTGTTGAAATTACTCAAAATATGGGAATTTCAGGAATTGTAAGAATTGAAGAGTTTGAAGCTGTTTCTGAATCTTTTTCTGATTTTGACCCTATGATTTCTCAAAAGTTTAATGGTTTAAATCAAGAAACGTTTACTATTGATATTGAACCTGAAGCTATCTTAGAAATAGAAGATATTGCCTCTTATAATATCCAAGAAGGATTAGCTTTAAGTGACGAAGAAATTACATATTTAGAAGACGTTTCTAAAAAAATAGGTAGAAAATTAACTGACTCAGAGGTTTTTGGTTTTTCTCAAGTAAATTCTGAGCACTGCCGCCATAAAATATTCAATGGAACATTTATTATTGATGGTGAAGAACAACCTACCTCTCTTTTCAAGCTAATCAAAGAAACATCAAAACAAAATCCTAACGGTATTGTTTCTGCTTATAAAGACAATGTTGCTTTTATTCAAGGGCCAAAAGTTGAGCAATTTGCTCCTAAAAATGCAGATATTCCTGACTATTATGAAACAAAAGAGTTTGAATCTGTTATTTCTTTAAAAGCAGAAACTCATAACTTTCCTACAACTGTGGAGCCTTTTAATGGTGCTGCAACAGGTTCTGGTGGAGAAATTAGAGATAGACTTGCAGGTGGTAAAGGTTCTATTCCATTAGCAGGAACTGCAGTTTATATGACTTCTTATTCTCGTCTAGAAGAAAATCGTCCATGGGAACAAGCTATGGATGCACGTAAGTGGTTATATCAAACTCCTATGGATATTTTAATCAAAGCTTCTAACGGTGCTTCTGATTTTGGTAATAAGTTTGGACAACCTTTAATTTGTGGTTCTGTTTTAACTTTTGAACATGAAGAAGATGCTAGAAAACTTGGTTTTGATAAAGTAATTATGCAAGCTGGAGGTATTGGCTACGGTAAAAAAGATCAAGCCATAAAAGATACTCCTAAAGAAGGTGATAAAATTGTAATTCTTGGAGGTGAAAACTACCGAATTGGTATGGGAGGAGCTGCTGTTTCTTCTGCTGACACTGGTGAATTTTCTTCAGGAATTGAACTAAATGCCGTACAAAGATCTAATCCAGAAATGCAAAAACGTGCAGCTAATGCTGTTCGTGGTATGGTAGAAAGTGAAGAAAACTTTATTGTTTCTATTCACGATCATGGAGCTGGTGGACATTTAAATTGTTTATCTGAATTAGTTGAAGATACTGGTGGAAAGATCGATTTAGATAAACTTCCTGTTGGAGATCCTACCTTATCTGATAAAGAAATTATAGGTAATGAATCTCAAGAACGAATGGGCTTGGTGATTTCTGACAATCATATTAACACCTTAAATAAAATTGCTGAACGCGAGCGTTCTCCAATATACACTGTAGGAGATGTTACTGGTGATCATCGTTTTACTTTTGAATCTAAAACTAATGGTAATAAACCTATGGATTTAGCTTTAGAAGATATGTTTGGAAGTTCTCCGAAAACAATAATGAATGATAAAACAGTTGATAGAAATTATGCTGATTTAAACTATTCTAAAGAAAACTTTTCTAACTATTTAGAACAAGTATTACAATTAGAAGCTGTAGCTTGTAAAGATTGGCTTACCAACAAAGTAGATAGATGTGTTGGTGGAAAAGTTGCCAAGCAACAATGTGCTGGTAGTTTACAAATTCCTTTAAACAATGTTGGTGTTATGGCACTAGACTATAAAGGAAAAGAAGGGATTGCTACTACAATTGGACACTCACCTATTTCTGGGTTAATTGCTCCTGAAGCTGGAAGTAAAAACTCTATTGCTGAAGCATTAACAAACATTGTTTGGGCTCCTTTAAAAGATGGTTTGCAATCAGTTTCTTTATCTGCAAACTGGATGTGGCCATGTAAAAATGAAGGTGAAGATGCACGCTTATATAAAGCAGTAAAAGCTATTTCTGAATTTGCAATTGATTTAGGTATCAATGTTCCTACGGGAAAAGATTCTTTATCAATGAAACAAAAGTATCCTAATGAAGAAGTAATATCTCCAGGAACGGTAGTTATTTCTGCTGCTGCAAATTGTAATGATATAACTAAAGTTATAGAACCTGTTTTAAAACCTAATAAAGGAAATATTTATTATATCAACTTATCTCAAGATGAGTTTAAATTAGGAGGTAGTTCTTTTGCCCAAGTTGTAAATAAAATAGGGAACTCCACTCCTACTATTGCAAATAACGCTTTCTTTAAATCTACATTTAATGTAATTCAAAACTTAATTAAAGAAGATAAAATTATAGCTGGTCATGATGTAGCTTCTGGCGGCTTAATTACAACTTTACTAGAATTATGCTTTGCAGATGTGAATGTTGGTGCTAATATTGATTTATCACAAATTGGAGAGGATGATAGTATTAAGTTATTATTTGCGGAGAATTCAGGGATTGTTTTCCAATCTGTTGATAACACTGTTGAAACTGTATTCAAAGAAAAGAATATTGAATTCTTTAAAATAGGTGATGTTACTGAATCTGATAGATTAAATATTAAAAACAATTCTGATGTATTTGCTTTATCTATTTCAGAATTAAGAGATACTTGGTATAAAACATCTTATTTATTAGACAATAAGCAAACAGCTAACGGTTTAGCTAAAGATCGTTTTGAAAACTATAAAAATCAACCCTTAAAATACACCTTTCCTTCTCATTTTACTGGAAAGTTAAATGATGTTGTTGGAACTACTAATAACAGACCTAAAGCTGCCATAATTAGAGAAAAGGGGTCTAATTCTGAAAGAGAAATGGCTAATGCTATGTATTTAGCTGGTTTTGATGTGAAAGATGTTCATATGACAGACTTAATTTCTGGAAGAGAAACCTTAGAAGATATTCAATTCATTGGGGCTGTTGGTGGTTTTTCTAATTCAGATGTTTTAGGTTCTGCAAAAGGATGGGCTGGTGCCTTTTTATATAATGAAAAAGCCAATGCTGCTTTACAAAGTTTCTTTAAAAGAGAAGATACTTTATCTGTTGGTATTTGTAATGGATGTCAGTTATGGATGGAATTAGAATTGATTAATCCTGAACATAAAGTTCATGGAAAAATGGTTCATAACGATTCTAAAAAGCATGAAAGTTCTTTTACTTCAGTAAAAATACAAGAAAACAATTCTGTTATGTTATCTAGTTTAGCTGGCACTGAATTGGGTGTTTGGATTTCACATGGTGAAGGAAAGTTTAATTTACCTGAAAATGAAGAGAATTATAATATTGTTGCCAAATATGGATATGAGGGATACCCAAATAATCCAAATGGTTCTGATTATAATACAGCTATGATGTGTGACAATACTGGACGTCATTTAGTAACAATGCCGCATATAGAACGCTCTACTTTTCAATGGAACTGGGCTAACTACCCTGACGGTAGAAAGGATGAAGTTTCTCCATGGCTAGAAGCTTTTGTTAATGCCAGAAAATGGATAGATATTAAAAATAAATAA
- a CDS encoding carboxypeptidase-like regulatory domain-containing protein, translated as MQKNLFTFFILLLFTSFITAQSDLNNSLKGQIVDNETKKPLSAAHILNLNTVIGTITNEKGLFKLAAQANDTVLVSFLGYSSIKLKVTNDLLKGNEVEISLSEKPQEIKEIVIKSTKLIGVLEVDVKQVPKDKFTRIHINGLPQTYEVGRPKKISSPIAKLLNPVDLVYNLFGKKPKQLKKLQKLKKEDDLRKMLAGKFDREVMMEYLEMDRAELHTLLTDCDYSEYFIKKASDLQLIEAVLNCYENYKALKKGKIDRNRIPEKTSLKQ; from the coding sequence ATGCAAAAAAATCTCTTCACCTTTTTTATTTTACTGTTATTTACTTCATTTATAACAGCTCAAAGTGACCTAAACAATTCGTTAAAAGGTCAAATTGTTGACAATGAAACTAAGAAACCTTTAAGTGCTGCACATATTTTGAACTTAAATACAGTTATAGGTACTATTACTAACGAAAAAGGTCTTTTTAAATTAGCAGCACAAGCAAATGATACTGTTCTTGTTTCTTTTTTAGGATACTCTTCAATTAAATTAAAAGTTACTAATGACCTACTAAAAGGTAATGAAGTTGAAATTTCTTTGTCTGAAAAACCACAAGAAATTAAAGAAATCGTAATTAAGTCTACAAAATTAATTGGTGTTCTTGAAGTTGATGTTAAACAAGTACCTAAAGATAAATTTACAAGAATTCATATTAACGGTTTACCACAAACTTATGAAGTTGGCCGTCCGAAAAAGATAAGTTCTCCAATAGCTAAACTTTTAAATCCTGTTGATTTAGTATACAACCTTTTTGGCAAAAAGCCCAAACAATTGAAAAAGCTTCAAAAGCTTAAGAAAGAGGATGATTTACGTAAAATGTTAGCAGGTAAGTTTGACAGAGAAGTAATGATGGAATATTTAGAAATGGACAGAGCTGAACTCCATACATTACTAACTGATTGTGACTATTCTGAATACTTTATTAAAAAAGCAAGTGACTTACAGTTAATTGAAGCTGTATTAAATTGTTACGAAAATTATAAAGCCTTAAAAAAAGGTAAGATAGATAGAAATAGAATACCTGAAAAAACAAGTTTAAAGCAGTAA
- a CDS encoding thiol-activated cytolysin family protein: protein MRYPTLFGLTLLLMVSCQNEDFTNGSEISSSTEQLPQFLTPEVPDGIQNLNISELSKKNASDAKREAVEENCVEKKVSFTQTDSDFFILDANSSLLWPGNLVAARSVQEGAPTSIPISGEDRNPVEVRVNVLSGTSASTSRTIEDPTPGKVQDNLNAILNAYYKSQANFPASFDISIQRIHDEKQFQLSLNAGYSGPSVNVAGSFGVDFSRQKTRYAVTLKQRFFTASVSPKEGVIGKNGWFNENVTPERLNPYVTDYLNVSEGQQNPSAYIESVTYGKLYTLIYESSSSALEVEAALNFAYKSIGTNVNADLKASYSSIFNESTVKVKQLGGSATSGIASSLAAMANNLDRVVDFLKEGAEVSINNPGYPISYKVNYTFDNRPFKVSSNLEYIKKDCDLVYYDNLRVDPTDVALYGTDHGTSGGELFGRIYVEKYDRELGTWYSAGRKLYWGYGIESHIGRDYYKFGQKRTVADGKVIDFKVRARAGERFRVVSIVGECDSECYVYRDGSMGSNEYEYNPNLKKWVDYTRHNPYVENYTVGDSFHNRTWNGVRTIVQGDTCYLDYDTYIIK, encoded by the coding sequence ATGAGATACCCAACATTATTTGGATTAACCCTTCTATTAATGGTTTCATGTCAAAATGAAGACTTTACCAATGGCTCTGAAATAAGTTCTAGTACGGAGCAATTACCTCAGTTTTTAACCCCCGAAGTACCTGACGGTATTCAGAACTTAAATATTAGTGAGTTGTCTAAAAAAAATGCTTCAGATGCTAAAAGAGAAGCTGTAGAAGAAAATTGCGTAGAGAAAAAAGTATCGTTTACTCAAACAGATTCAGATTTTTTTATTCTAGATGCTAATAGTTCTTTGCTATGGCCGGGGAATTTGGTTGCAGCAAGATCTGTACAAGAAGGAGCACCAACTTCTATCCCAATTTCAGGAGAAGATAGAAATCCTGTAGAAGTAAGAGTAAATGTATTATCAGGAACTTCAGCATCTACTTCTAGAACAATTGAAGATCCTACACCAGGAAAAGTTCAAGATAATTTAAATGCCATTTTGAATGCTTATTATAAAAGTCAAGCTAATTTCCCTGCTAGTTTTGATATTAGTATTCAAAGAATTCATGATGAAAAACAATTTCAACTTTCTTTAAATGCTGGTTATTCAGGACCTAGCGTAAATGTTGCAGGAAGTTTTGGAGTAGATTTTTCTAGACAAAAAACTAGATATGCGGTTACGTTAAAACAACGCTTCTTTACGGCATCTGTTTCTCCAAAAGAAGGAGTGATAGGAAAGAATGGTTGGTTTAATGAAAATGTTACACCTGAGAGATTAAATCCTTATGTGACAGATTATTTAAATGTTAGTGAAGGGCAGCAAAATCCATCAGCTTACATTGAATCGGTTACTTATGGAAAACTATATACTTTAATTTATGAATCAAGTAGTAGTGCTTTAGAGGTTGAGGCAGCATTGAATTTTGCCTATAAATCAATAGGAACTAATGTAAATGCAGATTTAAAAGCTTCTTATAGTTCAATTTTTAATGAATCAACTGTTAAAGTAAAGCAATTAGGAGGAAGTGCTACTTCTGGTATAGCTTCGTCTTTAGCGGCTATGGCTAATAATCTAGACAGAGTGGTAGACTTCTTAAAAGAAGGAGCAGAGGTGTCAATTAATAATCCTGGTTATCCAATTTCATATAAGGTTAATTATACTTTTGATAACAGGCCATTTAAAGTAAGTTCTAATTTAGAGTATATTAAAAAGGATTGTGATTTAGTGTATTATGATAACTTAAGAGTTGATCCAACAGATGTAGCGTTGTATGGTACAGATCATGGAACTAGTGGAGGAGAACTTTTTGGTAGAATTTATGTTGAAAAATATGATAGAGAATTAGGTACGTGGTATTCTGCAGGAAGAAAACTTTATTGGGGATACGGTATTGAAAGTCATATTGGCCGTGATTACTATAAATTTGGACAAAAAAGAACGGTTGCTGATGGTAAAGTGATTGATTTTAAAGTAAGAGCGAGAGCTGGAGAGCGATTTAGAGTCGTGTCAATTGTAGGAGAATGTGATTCTGAATGTTATGTATACCGTGATGGATCTATGGGATCAAACGAATATGAGTATAATCCTAATTTAAAGAAATGGGTAGATTATACTAGACATAATCCATATGTAGAAAATTATACCGTTGGTGATAGTTTTCATAATAGAACATGGAATGGAGTAAGAACAATTGTACAAGGAGATACTTGTTATTTAGATTATGATACCTATATCATAAAATAA
- a CDS encoding shikimate kinase, translating to MKIILLGYMASGKSTIGKLIAKEYKLQFVDLDDYIEQKEQKTIPEVFKDNGEIYFRKKETEYLIELLNKKEDFVLSLGGGTPCYGNNMEHIKLAEGVCSVYLKANSNTIVERLKKEKENRPLVAELNDEDLLEFVAKHLFERNYYYNMAHFKVQIDNKSIDEICNETYSLLT from the coding sequence ATGAAAATAATATTATTAGGATATATGGCTAGTGGTAAGTCTACCATTGGTAAATTAATAGCTAAAGAATACAAGTTACAATTTGTAGATTTAGACGATTATATAGAACAGAAAGAACAAAAAACTATTCCTGAGGTTTTTAAAGATAATGGAGAAATTTATTTTAGAAAAAAAGAAACAGAATATTTAATAGAGTTACTAAATAAAAAAGAAGACTTCGTTTTATCTTTAGGAGGCGGAACACCTTGTTATGGAAATAATATGGAACATATTAAATTAGCAGAAGGAGTATGTTCTGTTTATTTAAAAGCAAATAGTAACACCATAGTTGAGCGATTAAAAAAGGAAAAAGAAAATAGACCTCTAGTAGCTGAGTTAAATGATGAAGATTTATTAGAGTTTGTCGCTAAGCATTTATTTGAAAGAAACTATTACTACAATATGGCACATTTTAAAGTGCAAATAGATAATAAAAGTATTGATGAAATCTGTAATGAAACCTATAGCTTATTAACTTAA
- a CDS encoding phosphoribosyltransferase domain-containing protein, which produces MNTTNNIILDNLQVEQKIKRIAYQIYESNSNEKEIVIAGISKNGYLLAQKIADNLSLISSLKIILCEVFINKKKPIDSVSTSLASSDYKNKPLVLVDDVLNSGTTLIYGVKHFLNVPLKRFKTAVLVNRNHKKYPVKADFKGISLSTSIKEHVTVEFNDKETIAYLS; this is translated from the coding sequence ATGAATACAACTAACAATATAATTTTAGATAATTTACAAGTTGAACAAAAGATAAAAAGAATTGCTTATCAAATTTATGAGAGTAATAGTAATGAAAAAGAAATTGTAATTGCTGGTATTTCTAAAAATGGATATTTATTAGCTCAAAAAATTGCAGATAATTTATCTTTAATTTCTTCTCTAAAAATTATTTTATGCGAAGTCTTTATTAATAAAAAGAAACCTATAGACTCTGTTTCTACCTCACTAGCTTCAAGTGATTATAAAAACAAGCCTTTAGTTTTAGTTGATGATGTTTTAAACTCTGGAACGACATTGATTTATGGTGTAAAGCACTTTTTAAATGTACCCCTTAAACGTTTTAAAACAGCTGTATTAGTTAACAGAAATCATAAAAAATATCCTGTTAAGGCAGATTTTAAAGGCATTTCATTGTCTACTTCAATAAAAGAACATGTAACCGTTGAGTTTAACGATAAAGAAACTATAGCTTATTTAAGTTAA
- a CDS encoding RNA-binding S4 domain-containing protein, with product MRIDKYLWCIRLFKTRSTATNACKKGQVKIDGNNLKPSKEVYGNEVIIVRKNQINYKIKVLDLPESRVGAKLVDLYRKDITPKEEFEKTELLKFAKDYYRKKGTGRPTKKDRRDIDEYYEDNE from the coding sequence ATGAGAATAGACAAATATTTGTGGTGTATCCGATTATTTAAAACAAGGAGTACTGCTACGAATGCTTGTAAAAAAGGGCAGGTAAAAATTGACGGAAATAACTTAAAACCTTCGAAAGAAGTTTACGGAAATGAAGTGATTATAGTTCGTAAAAACCAAATTAATTATAAAATAAAGGTCTTAGACTTACCTGAAAGTAGAGTTGGTGCTAAATTAGTTGATTTATATCGAAAGGACATAACTCCCAAAGAAGAATTTGAAAAAACTGAACTTTTAAAGTTTGCTAAAGATTATTACAGAAAAAAAGGTACTGGTAGACCTACTAAAAAAGATAGAAGAGACATAGATGAATATTACGAGGATAACGAATAA
- a CDS encoding FKBP-type peptidyl-prolyl cis-trans isomerase has translation MIKFKQFFYALVIGVVLYSCGDNGNNNVASFDHAAQAVIDNDSIVKFLKNNYYNETDGVVEPLEDGKTALYDDSRLNNKDVKENDIDYKLYYFVVREGQGTPNPTPSDPNRVKGHPTKMDSVLTKYSGRRILNNKSVSSIFDINTTWLTLTRVIVGWREGLIHFKGGEINIVPNEPIKYKNGGKGILFIPSGLAYRNIPQTGIPANSVLMFDVELWDHVEDTDEDNDLIPSIYEDVVNGDGDPRNDDSDGDGIPNYRDTDDDNDGKLTKDEDANKDGDPRNDFSDTSKPTVPDYLNRNIR, from the coding sequence ATGATAAAATTTAAACAATTTTTTTACGCATTAGTCATAGGAGTGGTTTTGTACTCTTGCGGAGATAATGGAAATAATAATGTAGCAAGTTTTGACCATGCAGCGCAAGCAGTTATAGATAATGATTCTATAGTAAAGTTTTTGAAGAATAATTATTACAACGAAACTGATGGTGTAGTAGAGCCTTTAGAAGATGGTAAAACTGCATTGTATGATGATTCTAGGCTTAATAATAAGGATGTTAAAGAAAATGATATTGACTATAAACTATATTATTTTGTAGTTAGAGAAGGGCAAGGAACTCCAAATCCTACTCCTTCTGATCCTAATAGAGTAAAAGGGCATCCAACTAAAATGGACTCAGTATTAACTAAGTATTCAGGAAGAAGAATTTTGAATAATAAAAGTGTAAGCTCTATTTTTGATATTAATACTACTTGGTTAACTCTAACAAGGGTTATAGTAGGTTGGAGAGAAGGATTAATACATTTTAAAGGTGGGGAAATAAATATAGTGCCTAATGAACCTATAAAATACAAAAATGGAGGTAAAGGTATTTTATTTATACCGTCTGGTTTAGCTTATAGAAACATACCGCAAACAGGAATCCCTGCAAACTCTGTACTAATGTTTGATGTTGAATTGTGGGATCATGTAGAAGATACTGATGAAGACAATGATTTGATTCCATCTATTTATGAAGATGTAGTAAATGGAGACGGTGATCCTAGAAATGATGACTCAGATGGGGATGGTATACCTAACTATAGAGATACAGATGATGATAATGATGGAAAGTTAACTAAAGATGAGGATGCTAATAAAGACGGAGACCCTAGAAATGATTTTAGCGATACATCTAAACCAACAGTACCTGATTATTTAAATAGAAACATAAGGTAA
- a CDS encoding hydroxymethylglutaryl-CoA lyase, which yields MKKSVKIIECPRDAMQGIKSHFIATSDKARYINALLKVGFDTIDFGSFVSPKAIPQMRDTAEVLSKLNLSQTESKLLAIVANVRGANDASQFEEINYLGYPFSISENFQMRNTHKTIEQSIDTLKEVLSIATRKNKEVVAYLSMGFGNPYGDPWNVEIVGEWVEKLCNLGVKILSLSDTIGSSTPSVIEYLFSNLIPEYPEIEFGAHLHTTPNTWFEKIDSAYRAGCKRFDGAIKGYGGCPMAKDDLTGNMPTEKMLSYFTSNNIDTNIKPMSFESAYNKALEVF from the coding sequence ATGAAAAAAAGCGTAAAAATTATTGAATGTCCTAGAGATGCGATGCAAGGTATAAAGAGTCATTTTATAGCTACTTCTGATAAAGCTAGATATATTAATGCCTTGTTGAAAGTTGGATTTGACACTATTGATTTTGGAAGTTTTGTTTCACCTAAAGCAATACCGCAGATGAGAGACACTGCAGAAGTATTGTCTAAGTTAAATTTATCGCAAACAGAAAGCAAACTTTTAGCTATAGTTGCCAATGTACGAGGAGCAAATGATGCCTCTCAATTTGAAGAAATAAATTATTTGGGATATCCTTTTTCAATTTCTGAAAATTTTCAAATGAGGAATACCCATAAAACAATAGAACAGTCAATTGATACGTTAAAAGAAGTACTATCTATTGCAACAAGAAAGAATAAGGAAGTTGTAGCTTATTTATCAATGGGGTTTGGTAATCCATATGGGGATCCTTGGAATGTTGAAATCGTTGGAGAATGGGTGGAAAAACTTTGTAATTTAGGCGTAAAAATCTTATCTTTATCAGACACGATAGGAAGTTCAACACCAAGTGTTATAGAGTATTTATTTTCTAATTTGATTCCAGAGTATCCAGAAATAGAATTTGGAGCTCACTTACATACAACACCTAATACTTGGTTTGAAAAAATAGATAGTGCATATAGAGCGGGATGTAAACGTTTTGATGGTGCTATCAAAGGGTATGGTGGGTGCCCTATGGCTAAAGATGATTTAACAGGTAATATGCCTACGGAAAAAATGTTGTCGTATTTTACCTCAAACAATATAGATACTAATATAAAACCAATGAGTTTTGAAAGTGCTTATAATAAAGCACTAGAAGTTTTTTAA